A genomic segment from Aegilops tauschii subsp. strangulata cultivar AL8/78 chromosome 1, Aet v6.0, whole genome shotgun sequence encodes:
- the LOC109744009 gene encoding pentatricopeptide repeat-containing protein At3g26782, mitochondrial-like, with amino-acid sequence MGAPRPPARQASKKPAAAPLYSPGRGYKPGTAPPHAASLRRGGAPHDAGELRVLLKRLADASPAPSEAAPALHAHAAKLGLGSRHRGVRDALVALYLACGRRGIARALLSAGGGPAPDVVSWTVLVTGHARLGLFREAAALFLAMADDGALVIDAVAAAAAFAACAGAADLALAREVHRRVLEAGVALDVVACNALVDMYAKCGDAAAALRCFRAMVPAKNVVTWNTMISAHARAGEVQEALELFRGMLQQQGCAPSPLPDDATFVAVLGACARLGALDAGRWVHAYMGRTGRDAADGVVGNALIDMYAKCGAVEQAADVFDAMTRRDVYTYTSMIWGLAMHGRGEEALALFGDMRRAGVRPNEVTFLSVLSACCHAGNIEDGLRHFDAMVELHGVAPGIAHYGCVVDMLGRAGRLDEAEDLVSAMPIRPDALIWGSLLAACRAHGHVNRAERVMRRMAEDEADAGDYVLMSNMYAHEGRHGKAVQVRRQMRRGKVDKVPGCSLIEIDGVVHEFQAVPANSLEISDDASDFFS; translated from the coding sequence ATGGGCGCACCTCGTCCACCCGCGCGGCAAGCCAGCAAGAAGCCTGCGGCTGCTCCACTCTACTCCCCTGGACGCGGCTACAAGCCCGGTACCGCGCCTCCACACGCGGCGTCACTCCGTCGCGGCGGCGCACCTCACGACGCCGGCGAGCTCCGGGTCCTTCTGAAGCGCTTGGCCGACGCGTCCCCGGCACCCAGCGAGGCCGCGCCGGCGCTGCACGCCCACGCCGCAAAGCTCGGCCTCGGCAGCCGCCACCGCGGCGTCCGCGACGCCCTCGTCGCGCTCTACCTCGCGTGCGGCCGGCGCGGCATTGCGCGCGCCTTGCTGTCCGCCGGTGGCGGCCCAGCGCCCGACGTGGTTTCTTGGACGGTCCTGGTGACCGGCCACGCGCGGCTGGGGCTGTTCCGCGAGGCCGCGGCGCTGTTCCTTGCCATGGCGGACGACGGCGCGCTCGTCATCGACGCCGTGGCCGCCGCCGCGGCGTTCGCGGCCTGCGCCGGTGCCGCGGACCTCGCGCTGGCCAGGGAGGTGCACCGGCGCGTCCTAGAAGCGGGAGTGGCTCTCGACGTCGTCGCGTGCAACGCGCTGGTCGACATGTACGCCAAGTGCGGCGACGCGGCGGCCGCGCTCCGTTGCTTCCGTGCGATGGTGCCGGCCAAGAACGTGGTGACCTGGAACACGATGATCTCCGCGcacgcgcgcgcgggcgaggtcCAGGAGGCGCTGGAGCTGTTCCGGGGGATGCTGCAGCAGCAAGGCTGCGCGCCCTCGCCGCTTCCCGACGACGCCACGTTCGTCGCGGTCCTCGGCGCGTGCGCGCGGCTCGGCGCACTGGACGCCGGCAGGTGGGTGCACGCCTACATGGGCAGGACCGGACGGGATGCCGCCGACGGCGTCGTGGGCAACGCGCTGATCGACATGTACGCCAAGTGCGGGGCCGTCGAGCAGGCCGCGGACGTGTTCGACGCAATGACGCGGCGAGACGTGTACACCTACACGTCCATGATCTGGGGGCTTGCGATGCACGGCCGGGGCGAGGAGGCGCTGGCGCTCTTCGGCGACATGCGACGGGCCGGCGTGAGGCCGAACGAGGTGACCTTCCTCAGCGTCCTCTCCGCCTGCTGCCACGCCGGAAACATCGAAGACGGTCTCCGGCATTTCGACGCCATGGTGGAGCTGCACGGCGTTGCGCCAGGCATCGCGCACTACGGATGCGTCGTCGACATGCTCGGCCGCGCCGGGAGGCTGGACGAGGCGGAGGATCTCGTCTCCGCGATGCCGATCCGGCCCGACGCGCTCATCTGGGGCTCGCTGCTCGCGGCCTGCCGGGCGCACGGCCATGTCAACCGCGCCGAGCGCGTGATGCGGCGGATGGCCGAGGACGAGGCCGACGCCGGGGACTACGTGCTCATGTCGAACATGTACGCACACGAGGGCCGACACGGGAAGGCGGTGCAGGTGAGGCGGCAGATGAGGAGAGGCAAGGTGGACAAGGTACCCGGCTGCAGCCTCATCGAGATCGACGGCGTGGTGCACGAGTTCCAAGCAGTTCCGGCGAACTCCCTCGAAATCTCCGATGACGCATCAGACTTTTTTAGCTGA
- the LOC109744010 gene encoding glucan endo-1,3-beta-glucosidase 8-like: MAAAAAAAMIVAVVMAAAALPGPAAAASGVGVNWGTMMSHPMHPAAVVRMLSANGVDRVKLFDADPWTVSALAGSGIQAMLAVPNDHLAAVARDPRRARDWVRDNVTRNLDAGVDVRYVAVGNEPFLKSYNGSFINITFPALKNMQRALDEAGVMVKAVVPLNADVYNSPEKTPVPSAGSFRKDINTLMVSIVNFLHRNDAPFVVNIYPYLSLYQNANFPLNFSFFDGGSKPVFDKGLVYTNVFDANFDTLVWSLRKAGVPDMKIIVGEIGWPTDGDKRANVKYAQKFYDGFLKKMAKNVGTPLRPGRMDAYLFALIDENQKSVLPGRFERHWGLFTYDGKPKFPMDLSGNGQDRYLLGVEGVQYLPSQWCVFDKDLKDRYRELPASVNYACSNADCTALGYGCSCNGLSHDGNISYAFNMYFQTMDQDVRACSFGGLAKIVTANASQGGCVFPVQILSASERVVPLRVLAASLVLSVAVFILM, encoded by the exons atggccgccgccgccgccgccgccatgatCGTGGCGGTCGTCATGGCCGCGGCCGCGCTCCCTGGCCCCGCCGCGGCGGCGTCGGGCGTGGGGGTGAACTGGGGCACGATGATGTCGCACCCGATGCACCCGGCGGCGGTGGTCCGCATGCTGTCGGCCAACGGCGTCGACCGGGTCAAGCTGTTCGACGCCGACCCCTGGACCGTCTCCGCGCTCGCCGGCTCCGGCATCCAGGCCATGCTCGCCGTCCCCAACGAccacctcgccgccgtcgcccgcgaCCCCCGCCGCGCCCGCGACTGGGTCCGCGACAACGTCACCCGCAACCTCGACGCCGGCGTCGACGTCAG GTATGTGGCTGTTGGCAATGAACCATTTCTGAAGAGCTACAATGGCAGCTTCATCAACATTACCTTTCCTGCGCTCAAGAACATGCAAAGAGCTCTAGATGAGGCTGGCGTAATGGTCAAGGCTGTTGTTCCCCTGAACGCTGACGTCTACAACTCGCCAGAGAAAACACCAGTGCCATCTGCTGGGAGTTTCCGCAAGGATATCAACACCCTCATGGTTTCCATTGTCAATTTCCTCCATAGGAATGATGCACCTTTCGTCGTCAACATCTACCCGTATCTGAGCCTCTACCAGAACGCAAACTTCCCGCTGAACTTCTCCTTCTTTGATGGTGGTAGCAAGCCAGTCTTTGACAAAGGGTTGGTATACACCAACGTGTTCGACGCCAACTTCGACACCCTTGTTTGGTCACTAAGGAAAGCCGGCGTGCCCGACATGAAGATCATAGTCGGCGAGATCGGCTGGCCAACAGACGGCGACAAGCGCGCCAACGTCAAGTATGCACAGAAGTTCTACGACGGTTTTCTGAAGAAGATGGCCAAAAATGTCGGGACGCCTCTGAGGCCCGGTCGCATGGACGCCTACCTGTTCGCGCTGATCGACGAGAACCAGAAGAGCGTGCTGCCCGGGCGCTTCGAGCGCCACTGGGGACTCTTCACCTACGACGGAAAGCCAAAGTTCCCCATGGACCTCAGTGGGAATGGCCAGGACAGGTACCTGCTCGGGGTGGAAGGGGTGCAGTACCTGCCATCCCAGTGGTGCGTGTTCGACAAGGACTTGAAGGATAGGTACAGGGAGCTGCCGGCCTCCGTGAACTACGCGTGCTCGAACGCGGACTGCACGGCGCTGGGGTACGGGTGCTCGTGCAACGGCCTCAGCCATGACGGCAACATATCGTACGCGTTCAACATGTACTTCCAGACCATGGATCAGGACGTCAGGGCGTGCTCTTTCGGAGGCCTCGCGAAGATCGTGACGGCGAATGCTTCTCAGGGAGGATGCGTGTTCCCGGTGCAGATTCTGAGCGCTTCGGAAAGGGTGGTGCCGCTGAGAGTTTTGGCCGCGTCCTTGGTCCTTTCGGTAGCTGTGTTCATCCTCATGTAG
- the LOC109744011 gene encoding probable choline kinase 2, giving the protein MVAIEGQSLAETAAVAAPAPAGLPKEARGLLHELAAEWADVADCRALEVVPLKGAMTNEVYQVRWLTGGGEEKGEGEYRKVLMRVYGEGVEVFFDREDEVRTFECMSRHGHGPRLLGRFPTGRVEEFIHARTLSAVDLRDPEIAAIIASKLREFHHLDMPGPKRVLMWDRLRNWLKTAKSVCPSDEAKEFRLDNLEKEINALESEFSGEDQCIGFCHNDLQYGNIMIDEETKALTIIDYEYASFNPIAFDISNHFCEMAADYHSEEPHILDYTKYPDLDERKRFVQTYLSSSGEEPDAEKIKDLMNNIEKYTLASHLVWGLWGIISEHVNDIDFDYMEYARQRLAQYWLKKPEILSCRVDDE; this is encoded by the exons ATGGTGGCGATCGAGGGCCAGAGCCTGGCGgagacggcggcggtggcggcgccggcgccggcggggctCCCGAAGGAGGCGCGGGGGCTGCTGCACGAGCTGGCGGCGGAGTGGGCGGACGTGGCCGACTGCCGCGCGCTGGAGGTGGTGCCGCTCAAGGGCGCCATGACCAACGAGGTGTACCAGGTGCGCTGGCtcaccggcggcggcgaggagaagGGGGAGGGCGAGTACCGGAAGGTGCTGATGCGGGTGTACGGGGAGGGCGTGGAGGTCTTCTTCGACCGGGAGGACGAGGTGCGCACGTTCGAGTGCATGTCCCGCCACGGCCACGGCCCGCGCCTCCTCGGCCGCTTCCCTACCGGCCGCGTCGAGGAGTTCATCCACGCCAGG ACACTTTCAGCTGTTGACCTGCGTGATCCAGAGATTGCAGCTATTATAGCATCCAAATTGAGGGAGTTCCACCACCTTGACATGCCAGGTCCAAAACGTGTCCTCATGTGGGATAGATTGAG GAACTGGCTCAAAACTGCCAAGAGCGTCTGCCCCTCTGATGAAGCCAAAGAGTTCCGTTTGGATAACCTGGAGAAGGAGATCAATGCATTGGAGAGTGAATTTTCAGGGGAAGACCAGTGCATAGGATTTTGCCACAATGATCTCCAGTATGGCAATATCATGATTGATGAAGAGACCAAAGCACTGACCATCATT GACTACGAGTATGCAAGCTTTAATCCAATTGCTTTTGATATCTCAAACCATTTCTGCGAGATGGCTGCGGACTACCATTCAGAAGAGCCTCATATACTGGACTACACAAAATATCCAG ATCTCGATGAACGGAAGAGGTTTGTGCAGACCTACCTGAGCTCTTCAG GTGAGGAACCTGATGCAGAAAAGATCAAGGATCTGATGAATAACATTGAGAAGTACACACTCGCTAGCCATCTCGTCTGGGGCCTCTGGGGAATAATTTCG GAACACGTCAATGATATCGACTTCGACTACATGGAGTATGCGCGGCAGAGGCTTGCGCAATACTGGCTGAAGAAACCCGAGATCCTATCCTGCCGTGTCGATGATGAATGA